In Paenacidovorax monticola, the genomic window ACCGCCATCTCCTCTGCCCCGCGCGGCTCACTCCAGCGGCAGACCCACGTAGTTCTCGGCCAGGGTCATGGCGCCCGCGCGCGAATGCACGATGTAGTCCAGCTCGGCTTCCTGCACCTTGGCGTCGAACGCGCCCGCGTCGGGAAAGCGGTGCATCAGCGAAGTCATCCACCACGAGAAGCGCTCGGCCTTCCACACGCGGCGCAGGCATTGCGCGGAGTAGCCGTCGATGCCCTCCTCGCTGCCGTCGCGGTAATAGCGCGCCAGGGCCTGCGAGAGGTAGCCCACGTCCGACGCCGCGAGGTTGAGCCCCTTGGCGCCCGTGGGCGGCACGATATGCGCGGCGTCGCCCGCGAGGAACATGCGGCCGAAGCGCATGGGCTCGCAGACGAAGCTGCGCAGCGGCGCAATGCTCTTCTCGAGCGAGGGGCCGGTCACCAGGTGCGCCTGTGCCTCGGGGTCCAGGCGCAGGCGCAGCTCGTCCCAGAACGCCTCGTCGCTCCAGTCCTCCACCTTTTCGGTCAGCGGCACCTGCAGGTAGTAGCGGCTGCGCGTGGCGCTGCGCTGGCTGCACAGCGCGAAGCCGCGCTCGGTGCGCGCGTAGATCAGCTCGGAGGAAACGGGTGGCACATCGGCCAGCAGCCCCAGCCAGCCAAAGGGGTAGACCTTCTCGTGCAGACGGATGCGGTCAGCCGGAATGCTCGCGCGGCACACGCCGTGGAAGCCGTCGCAGCCCGCGATGAAATCGCACTCCAGTTCGTGCGTCTGCCCGTCCCTCTCGTAGCGCACGCGCGGGCGGGCTCCGTCGAAGTCGAGCGGCGCCACGTTCTGTGCCTCGTACACCGTGGCGAGCCCGGCCTCGGCGCGCGCGGCCATGAGGTCGCGCGTGACCTCGGTCTGGCCGTAGACCATCACGCGCTTGCCGCCCGTGAGGCCGTGCAGGTCGATGCGGTGGCGCCGGCCGCCGAACAGCAGCTCGATGCCATCGTGCGGCAGGCCCTCGGCATGCATGCGCCCGGCGGCGCCCGCCTGTTCGAGCAGATCCACCGTGACCTGCTCCAGCACGCCCGCGCGGATGCGGCCGAGCACGTAGTCGGCGCTGCGCTGCTCGAGGATCACGTTGTCGATGCCGGCCTGGTACAGCAACTGGCCGAGTAGCAGGCCGGCCGGGCCCGCGCCGATGATGGCGACTGAGGTGCGCATGGAAGTTGTCTCCTGGGTTGTCTTGCGTCAAGGCCCAAGACTAGGAGCACCGCCCTTTGCCCGGTCAGCGCAGGACTGCGTTTTGCGCGATGATCGCGCAAGCCGCGCGGATACCGCGCAAATCACCGATCGGCACCCAGGACCCCTCCCCATGCCCGCCTCCGCCCTGCCCCCGCTTGCCCCGGCCGACACCATCGCCGGGCTGGCCAAGGGGCTCGCCGTGCTCGAAAGCTTCGACACCGAGCGCCAGCGCCTCAACGCCACGCTGGCCGCCGAGCGCGCGGGCATCACGCGTGCGGCCGCGCGGCGCCATCTGCTCACGCTCGCGCACCTGGGCTACCTGGAGAGCGACGGGCACTACTTCTGGCTCGCGCCCAAGGTGCTGCGCCTGTCGGGCAGCTACCTGGCCACGGCGCGCCTGCCGCGCATCGTGCAGCCCGCGCTGCATCGGCTGGCCGCGCAGACGGGGCTGTCTTTCTCGGCCGTGGTGCTCGACGGCAGCGAGGTCGTGATCGTGGCGCGCAGCGCCATGCCCGACCAGGACGAGCGGCGCCTGGCCCACGGCCTGCACCTGGGCAGCCGGCTGCCCGCGCACGCCACCTCCACGGGCCGCATCCTGCTCGCGGGCCTGGAGGACGAGGCGCTCATGGCCTGGCTGCACGGGCGGCCGCTGCCGCGCCTCACGGCGCACACGGTGACCTCGCCGCAGCAACTGCTGTCGCTGCTGTACGCGGTGCGCCAACAGGACTGGTGCATCGCGCTCGAAGAGCACGAACTCGGCGTGCAGGCCGCCGCCGTGCCGCTGCGCGACATGGCGGGCCGCACGGTGGCCGCGCTCAACGTGGTGACCTCGCCGCGCCGCATGGCGGCCGAGGTCATGGCGCGCGAGTTGGTGCCCCTGCTGCAGGATGCGGCGCGCGACCTGCGACCCCTGCTCTGAGGTTCAGGTGGCGGGCGCGCAGGCCTGCAGGCTCAGTTGGCGAATGACCTCCGATGTGCGGCGCACCAGCGGCGTGGCCTTCTTCTTGGCCGACTGCGCCAGGCACAGCGTGCTCATCACATGCGGCGCCTCGATGGGCAGCACGGCCATATCCGCGCTGCCTGCGTAGCTGCTGAGCGCGCTCTGGGTCAGCGCGGCATAGCCGTAGCCGCCGCGCACCAGGTCCAGGATGGCGGGCACGCTGGACACTTCCCACACCACGTTGAGCTTGACCTGCGAGAGCGTGGCCTGGGCCTCCATGAGCTTGCGGAAGATCTGGCCATGCTGGGGCATGACGAGCGGGTAGCCCGACAGCTGGTCGAAGCGCACGGCCTCGCGCCCCCGCAGCGCGGCGGCGGGCCCGACGAGGCACAGCCGTTCCTCCAGCACCGGCACGATCTCTATGTGCGGCTGGGGCTCGGGGGTGTAGACCAGTCCCAGATCCATGCGCCCCGTAGTCAGCCATTCGGCGATGTGCACCGAGAACCCCTCCACCACGGCCAGGCGCGCCCTGGGCATCTCGTGGCTGAAGACGTCGATCAGCGGCAGCGTAAGACGCCGCGCCAGGCTCGGCGGCAGACCCACGACGATGCGGCCCACGGGCTCGTCGCGCTGGGCGCCCAGGTCCTCCCTGGCCAGTGCCACGCGCTGCATGATGGCGTGGCCGTGCTCCAGCAGGCGCCGGCCGGCGTCGGTCAGCGTCACGCCGCGCCCCGTGCGGATCAGCAGCGTCTCGCGCAGCTCGGTTTCGAGCGCGCGCACCTGGCGGCTCAGCGCGGGCTGGGCTGTGTCGAGCAGCAGCGCGGCCTTGCTGAAGCTGCCGGTTTCCGCCACGTGCACGAAGGTTTCGATCTGCTGCAGGTTCATGGAGATGGATTTCACGGATAACCTATGCCATTTTGCTATAGCTGCTAGCGCCCTGCTCCACTTGGTCGCCTCCGGGGCACTGCCGACAATCCAGCCACGCAAGGACAGGATCGGCGCCTTTCATGGCGCGCAGACGGTGGACCACCGCCGCGCCCGGCCCGCCTTTGCCCGCGACAGACCATCCCAACGAGCGATACCGGAAGCACCGGTCCACAGGAGACAACATGACACAACCAGCAAAGGGCATCAGCCGCCGCGCCGCCGGCCTGGCCCTGGGAGCACTCGCGCTCGCCCCCCTGAGCAGCGCCCTGGCCCAGGGCGGCAGCACCTGGCCCAGCAAGCCGCTGCGCATCATCAACCCCTTCCCCGTGGGCGGCGGCCCCGACGGCACGGCCCGGCTCGTGGCCGACAAGCTCTCGCGCGCCTGGAATCAGCCCATGGTGGTGGAGAACCGCCCCGGCGGCAACGGCTTCATCGCCATCGACGCCTTCAAGCGCGGCGCGGCCGACGGTACGGACATGATCCAGCTCGACAACGTGCACATCGCGGCCTACCCGCACCTGTTCAAGAAGCTGCCGTACAACATCGACAAGGACTTCGAGATCCTGCTGCCGCTGTTCCGCACCTACTTCTTCGTGGCCGTGGCCAAGGACAGCCCCTACAAAAACATGGCCGATCTGATCGCCGACGCCAAAGCCCGCCCCGGCAAGCTCAACTACGGCTCGTGGTCGGTAGGCAACCCCGTGCACCTGGGATCGGCCCTGCTTGAGAGCATGACCGGCACGAAGATGGAACATGTGATCTACAAGGAAACCAGCCAGCTCTACCAGGGTGTGGCCACGGGCGAACTGGCCTTCGCGCTGGGCTCGTCGGGCACGGCTGGGCCGCTGATGCGCGCGGGCAAGCTGCGCTTCCTGGCCGTGGCGGCGCCCCGGCGCCTCGTGGGCTTCGAGGACGTGCCCACCGTGGTTGAGGCTGGCGGCCCCGCAGGCTACGAGGTCACGGGCTGGAACGCCATCGCCGTGCGCCCCGGCACCTCGGCCGAGGCCAAGGACAAGATCCGCCGCGACATGCAGAAGGCCCTGGCCGAGCCCGATGTGAAGGAGAAGTTCGCCACCTTCGGCTATGAGAACTACTTCCCCACGCCCGAGGAGTTCAAGCAGTTCATGGCCAACGAGAGCAAGCGCTTCGGCACCGTGATCCGGCAAGCGGGGCTGTCGCTGGACTGATCCGCCGCTCCGCCCACCTGCGCACGAGCCACCTCGCGGTGGCTCGTGCGCATGGGGAAAGCCCATTTGCTACGGTGCCCCCTGGGCTGCCGCAAAGCGGTGGATGGTGCGCCCCCGGGCATCCACCGCCACCGTCACGGGAAAGTCCGCCAGCTCGAACTCGTGGATGGCTTCCATGCCCAGGTCCGCGAAGGCCAGCACCCGCGCGCGCGTGATGGAGCGCGACAGCAGATAGGCCGCACCGCCAGTAGCCGACAGGTATGCCCCCCATGGCGGCGGATGGATGCAATGGCCTCGGGCCCGCGCTCGGCCTTGCCGATCATGGCCAGCAGGCCGGTGCACGCCAGCAGCGGCTCCACGAACTTGTCCATGCGCGTGGCGGTAGTGGGGCCTGCAGGCCCCACGGCCTCGCCCGCCACGGCATCCACAGGGCCTACGTAATAGACCACCCGGTCGCGCAGTTCCACGGGCAGCGGCTCGCCACGCTCCAGCAGGTCCACCAGCCGCTTGTGCGCGGCGTCGCGCGCCGTGAGCACGGAACCCGACAGCAGCAGGGTCTGCCCCACCTTCCAGCGCGCGACCTCGGCGCGGTCGAGCCGGTTCAGGTCCACATGCACCGCGTCGTCCACCACGAAGGAATCGGGGATGCCATCCCAGGCCGCCATGGAGGGCTCCTCGATGGCCGCCGGCCCGCTTCCGTCCAGGCGGATGCGCAGGTAGCGCGCGGCGGCGCAGTTGGGCACCAGGGCCACGGGAATGGTGGCCGCATGGCAGGGCGCGGTGCGCACCTTCACGTCCAGAATGGCGGACAGGCCGCCCAGCCCCTGCGCGCCGATGCCCAGGGCGTTGCCGCGCCGGTACAGATCCAGCCGCAGCGCCTCTTCGGGTGTCGCGGCGCCGCGCAGCAGCAGCCCGTCCATGTCCAGTGGCTCGAAGAGCGACAGCTTGGCCAGCAGCATGGCCTGCTCTGGGCTGCCGCCGATGCCGATGCCCAGCACGCCCGGCGGGCACCAGCCCGCGCCCATGCCGGGCAGTTGTGCCAGCACCCAGTCGGCCACGCTGTCGCTGGGGTTCAGCGTGGCGAAGCGGGCCTTGACGTCGCCACCGCCGCCCTTGGCCACCACCAGCACCTCCAGCGCATCGCCCTCCACCAGTTCGCAGTGCACGGTGGCGGGCGTGTTGTCGCGCGTATTGGCGCGCGTGCCCAGCGGGTCGGCCACCATGGTGGCGCGCAGCGGGTTGGCGGGGTCGCCATAGGCACGGCGGACGGCCTCGTCGGCAACGGACTGCAGGCTGCGCAACGGCTGCCCGTCACGCCGGAACCATGCCACGCCCAGCCCCACACGCAGAAAGACCTGTGCCACGCCCGTGTCCTGGCACAGCGGCCGGCGGCCCAGGGCGGCCATGCGGCTGTTGACCAGGAGCTGCGCCAGCGCGACCCGCGCGGGCGGATGGGTTTCAGCCGCATGGGCGTGCCGCAGCGCGCGCACGAAGTCGGGCGGGTGCCGGTAGCTGATGGCTTGCAGGGCCTCGGCGATGCTGCTGGCCAGGTCTTCTTGTGCGATGCGGCTCATCGGTGCGGGCGCTCGGTGGTTCAGTCGATCTGGATCTTGGCGTCGGTGGCCACCTTGCGCCATTTCTCCACCTCGGCGGCGGTGTGCCGGGCGAAGGACTCGGGGGCGTACTGCGCATCGGGCAGCAGGTGAATGCCCTGCGCGGCCATGCGGTGCGTCCATTCCTTGTCGGCCAACGCCTTCAGGTAAGCCTGGTGCAGCTTGCCCACCACATCCTTCGGCACGCCCTTGGGGGCATACAAGCCATACCAAGTGGCAGCCTCGAAGCCCGGCAGGGTCTTTTCGGCCAGCGCGGGCACTCCGGGGTATTGCTGGGACATGGGCGTGAGCGAGGTCAGTGCGATGGCGTTGACGCGCCCGCCCGTCACCTGGGGCAAGGCGGTGTTGCTCTGGTCGAACATGGCGTCCACCTGCCCGCCCACCAGATCATTCATGGCCGGGGCAGCGCCCTTGTACGAGACGGAGGTGACCTGGATGCCCGCGCGCGACTCGAACAGCGCCGCGATCAGGTGCGAAGTGGAGCCCACGCCCGCGTTGCCGAAGTTGATCTTGTTCGGGGCCGCCTTGGCCGCGGCGATCAGGGCATCGGCCGACTTGTAGGGCGAGCTCTTGGGCACCAGCAGCACCAGCGGCGTGTCGGGGAAGCGGAACACGGCATCGAAGTCCTTCACGGGGTCGTAGCCGAGCTTTTTGTACAGCGAGGGCGCCGCGCCCATGTAGCCCATGTGCCCTACCAGGAAGGTGTAGCCGTCCGGCGCGGCCTTGGCCGCCTTGCCCGCGCCGATGGTGCCGCCCGCACCCGCCGCGTTCTCGATGACGATGGCCTGGCCGATCTGGCGGCCGACCTTGTCGGCGATGTCGCGCGCCATCGCATCGGTGGGGCCGCCCGCCGCGAACGGCACGATCCAGGTGACCGGCTTGGCAGGCCAAGCCTGGGCGTGAACGAATGGGGCGGCGCACAGCAGCGCGGCAGCGCAGAGGGCCTGGGCGATCTTCATGGTGTTGTCTCCGGAAACGTGGTCGGGGAAAGAGAAAGCCGGGCACGGCTCAGCAGCCGCACGCCTCGGACGCGGCCAGGGCGCGGTCCACCATGGCGGGCGCCAGGCCCAGGTAGTTCGCGGGGTCGGTCAGGCGGTCGATGGCCGCGCGGTCGAAGTGGCGCGCCACCTCGGGCAACGCGGCCAAAGCCTCGGCCAGCGTGCCGCCCTGCGTGTTCACCGTGCGGCAGGCGTCGTAGACCACGTCATGCGCCTGCTGGCGGCCGATGGCAGGCGCCAGGCCCATCATCACGGCCTCGGCCACGATCAGGCCCTTGCTGATGCCGAGGTTGTGCTGCATGCGTGCCTCGTCAACGATCAGTCCGCCGAGCGCGAACTTCGCCTGGTGCAGCGCGCCCGAGGTCAGGACGAAGCTCTCGGGAATGGCGATCCACTCGGCATGCCAGGGCCCGGTGGCGCGCTCGAAGTCCTGGACCATCGCATCGACCATCAGGCCCGCGTGCTGGCGCACGGCCTTGGACGCCGCGAGCATCAGCTCGCTCGAGATCGGATTGCGCTTCTGCGGCATGGTGCTCGACGCGCCACGCCCCTTGACGAAAGGCTCGTACACCTCGGCGAACTCGGTGGACGCCATGATCATGATGTCGAGGGCGATCTTGCCCAGGGAACCCGTGACCAGCGCGAGCAGGTTCACGGCCTCGGCGAACCCGTCGCGCGCCACATGCCAGGTCGTCGTGGGCACGCCCAGGCCCAGCGCCTCGGCCATGGCCTGCTGGACCGCGAAGCCCCGCTCGCCCAGCGAGGCCAGCGTGCCGGCCGCCCCCCGAACTCGACCACCGCGACACGGGGCCGCAGCTCGGCCAGCCGCTGCTGGTGCCGGTCGAACATCGCCAGCCAGATCGCCACCTTGTAGCCGAACGTGACGGGCAGCGCCTGCTGCAGGTGCGTGCGGCCCGCCATGGGCGTGTCACGGTGCTTCTGCGCCAGATCGCGCAGGATCGCGCGCAGCTCGCGGATGTCCGCGCCGATGCTGTCGATCGCGTCGCGCACCTGCAGGGCCACCGCCGTGTCCATGATGTCCTGCGTCGTGGCGCCCCAGTGCACGTAGCGCCCGGCCTCGCCGCACATGCGGGCCAACTGGTGCACCAGCGGAAGGATGGGGTAGCCC contains:
- a CDS encoding tripartite tricarboxylate transporter substrate-binding protein, whose product is MKIAQALCAAALLCAAPFVHAQAWPAKPVTWIVPFAAGGPTDAMARDIADKVGRQIGQAIVIENAAGAGGTIGAGKAAKAAPDGYTFLVGHMGYMGAAPSLYKKLGYDPVKDFDAVFRFPDTPLVLLVPKSSPYKSADALIAAAKAAPNKINFGNAGVGSTSHLIAALFESRAGIQVTSVSYKGAAPAMNDLVGGQVDAMFDQSNTALPQVTGGRVNAIALTSLTPMSQQYPGVPALAEKTLPGFEAATWYGLYAPKGVPKDVVGKLHQAYLKALADKEWTHRMAAQGIHLLPDAQYAPESFARHTAAEVEKWRKVATDAKIQID
- a CDS encoding IclR family transcriptional regulator domain-containing protein translates to MPASALPPLAPADTIAGLAKGLAVLESFDTERQRLNATLAAERAGITRAAARRHLLTLAHLGYLESDGHYFWLAPKVLRLSGSYLATARLPRIVQPALHRLAAQTGLSFSAVVLDGSEVVIVARSAMPDQDERRLAHGLHLGSRLPAHATSTGRILLAGLEDEALMAWLHGRPLPRLTAHTVTSPQQLLSLLYAVRQQDWCIALEEHELGVQAAAVPLRDMAGRTVAALNVVTSPRRMAAEVMARELVPLLQDAARDLRPLL
- a CDS encoding LysR family transcriptional regulator, with protein sequence MNLQQIETFVHVAETGSFSKAALLLDTAQPALSRQVRALETELRETLLIRTGRGVTLTDAGRRLLEHGHAIMQRVALAREDLGAQRDEPVGRIVVGLPPSLARRLTLPLIDVFSHEMPRARLAVVEGFSVHIAEWLTTGRMDLGLVYTPEPQPHIEIVPVLEERLCLVGPAAALRGREAVRFDQLSGYPLVMPQHGQIFRKLMEAQATLSQVKLNVVWEVSSVPAILDLVRGGYGYAALTQSALSSYAGSADMAVLPIEAPHVMSTLCLAQSAKKKATPLVRRTSEVIRQLSLQACAPAT
- a CDS encoding Bug family tripartite tricarboxylate transporter substrate binding protein codes for the protein MTQPAKGISRRAAGLALGALALAPLSSALAQGGSTWPSKPLRIINPFPVGGGPDGTARLVADKLSRAWNQPMVVENRPGGNGFIAIDAFKRGAADGTDMIQLDNVHIAAYPHLFKKLPYNIDKDFEILLPLFRTYFFVAVAKDSPYKNMADLIADAKARPGKLNYGSWSVGNPVHLGSALLESMTGTKMEHVIYKETSQLYQGVATGELAFALGSSGTAGPLMRAGKLRFLAVAAPRRLVGFEDVPTVVEAGGPAGYEVTGWNAIAVRPGTSAEAKDKIRRDMQKALAEPDVKEKFATFGYENYFPTPEEFKQFMANESKRFGTVIRQAGLSLD
- the pobA gene encoding 4-hydroxybenzoate 3-monooxygenase, whose amino-acid sequence is MRTSVAIIGAGPAGLLLGQLLYQAGIDNVILEQRSADYVLGRIRAGVLEQVTVDLLEQAGAAGRMHAEGLPHDGIELLFGGRRHRIDLHGLTGGKRVMVYGQTEVTRDLMAARAEAGLATVYEAQNVAPLDFDGARPRVRYERDGQTHELECDFIAGCDGFHGVCRASIPADRIRLHEKVYPFGWLGLLADVPPVSSELIYARTERGFALCSQRSATRSRYYLQVPLTEKVEDWSDEAFWDELRLRLDPEAQAHLVTGPSLEKSIAPLRSFVCEPMRFGRMFLAGDAAHIVPPTGAKGLNLAASDVGYLSQALARYYRDGSEEGIDGYSAQCLRRVWKAERFSWWMTSLMHRFPDAGAFDAKVQEAELDYIVHSRAGAMTLAENYVGLPLE